The Lactobacillus sp. CBA3605 genome contains a region encoding:
- a CDS encoding proline-specific peptidase family protein produces the protein MKQGTTILTLDNGYHLWTNTQGHGDIKLLCLHGGPGGNHEYWENFGEKLADLGVQVTMYDQLGSWYSDQPDYSDPEIAKKYLTYDYFLEEVEEVRQKLGLDNFYLIGQSWGGALTMMYALKYGQHLKGAIISSMVDNIEEYVVNVNKCREECLPADAVAYMKQKEAEGNWNDPQYQKYVDVLNANYVDRKQPKAISHLIDTTGTPVYNAFQGDNEFVITGKLKEWDIRDQIHNIKVPTLLTFGEHETMPLASARRMARDIPNSRLVTTPNGGHHHMIDNAPVYFDHLEQFIKDVEADQFNK, from the coding sequence TTGAAACAAGGTACAACAATTTTGACCCTCGATAATGGCTACCATTTATGGACCAATACGCAAGGTCATGGCGATATTAAATTACTTTGTCTGCACGGCGGACCTGGCGGTAATCATGAATATTGGGAAAACTTTGGCGAAAAGTTAGCTGATTTAGGCGTTCAAGTTACCATGTATGACCAATTAGGGTCATGGTATTCTGATCAACCCGATTATTCAGACCCAGAAATTGCCAAGAAATACCTCACTTACGACTACTTTTTAGAAGAAGTTGAAGAAGTCCGCCAAAAACTCGGCTTGGATAACTTCTACTTGATTGGTCAATCATGGGGTGGCGCCCTAACAATGATGTATGCTTTGAAGTATGGTCAACACTTAAAAGGTGCGATCATTTCAAGCATGGTCGACAATATTGAAGAATATGTCGTCAACGTCAACAAGTGTCGTGAAGAATGCTTGCCAGCCGATGCAGTCGCTTATATGAAGCAAAAAGAGGCTGAAGGTAACTGGAATGATCCCCAATATCAGAAATACGTCGACGTTTTAAATGCGAATTACGTTGATCGGAAACAACCCAAAGCCATCTCACATCTAATTGATACTACTGGGACCCCGGTCTACAACGCTTTCCAAGGTGATAATGAATTCGTCATCACCGGTAAGCTCAAGGAATGGGATATTCGTGATCAAATCCACAACATCAAGGTACCAACACTATTGACGTTCGGTGAACACGAAACTATGCCATTAGCTTCAGCTCGACGGATGGCCCGTGACATTCCTAATTCACGCTTAGTAACAACGCCGAATGGTGGTCATCATCACATGATTGATAATGCCCCCGTTTACTTTGATCATTTGGAACAATTCATTAAAGATGTTGAAGCTGATCAATTCAACAAATAA
- a CDS encoding RNA degradosome polyphosphate kinase, whose translation MNYHKESYYTNRELSWMDFNYRVLDEARDKDNPLLERVRFLSITQSNLDEFFTVRVASLRKLISVNYTQVDSAGMSPAEQVSAISDQAHEMVQRQYNTLNRSLLPLLEQHEIRLLKIEDLTPSQYNFVKNYFDDELYPALTPMADDSSRPFPFIGNNTLNIALRIYKNGNKKDRKFATVQVPDVFPRVVILPGAENQFMLIEDIIKAFVGSLFINYTVKETSAYRVIRDLDLDVAEEDTSDLLKEVQKQLKMREHGKVMRLEVEKTMSKHQRNRLTKALGSQESSLYVINGPLDLTFLSKLVKAVTGHDDLNYPAYHAYYPAVYRERSIFDLIKAHDILMQYPYDDFQPVVDFIHEAAEDKNVLAIKMTLYRVSADSPIIKYLGQAAQNGKQVTVLVEVKARFDEENNVHWAKKLEEMGCHVIYGLIGLKTHCKLALVVRREDEGIKRYMHMGTGNYNDVTAHFYTDMGLFTADTDMGIDASNIFNMLSGYSEPPYFHKLHISPDGIRDFINEKLTAEIEIAKTGRPALVKMKMNSLSDPQIISKLYEASHAGVKIQLIIRGICCLRTGIKGVSDNIEVHSIIGRLLEHSRIYYFSNDGEPQIYLASADMMTRNLNRRVELLFPLLQPEIRDRAQQIFETMWHDTVKTRILQADNQYVKCDRRGLPTLDSQATFMHQAELNVAADHATPTPTSSAHQFIPMMSPKNDPNPLNDEGDA comes from the coding sequence ATGAATTATCATAAAGAAAGTTATTACACTAATCGCGAATTAAGCTGGATGGACTTTAATTATCGGGTTTTAGATGAAGCCCGAGATAAGGATAATCCACTACTAGAGCGGGTCCGTTTTTTGAGTATCACGCAAAGCAACCTTGATGAATTTTTCACCGTCCGGGTGGCGTCACTGCGAAAGCTCATCTCGGTCAACTATACGCAAGTAGACTCGGCTGGTATGTCACCCGCAGAACAAGTTTCAGCTATTAGTGACCAAGCCCACGAAATGGTTCAACGGCAATACAACACATTGAATCGTTCACTATTACCCTTGCTTGAACAACATGAGATTCGGCTACTCAAAATTGAAGATTTGACCCCTAGCCAATATAATTTCGTTAAAAACTATTTTGACGATGAATTATATCCAGCACTAACGCCAATGGCTGATGATTCTTCACGGCCGTTCCCATTTATTGGTAACAACACCTTAAATATCGCGTTACGTATTTATAAAAATGGTAATAAAAAAGATCGGAAATTTGCCACCGTCCAAGTACCGGACGTCTTTCCACGAGTGGTGATTTTACCCGGTGCTGAAAATCAGTTCATGCTGATTGAAGACATCATTAAAGCGTTTGTCGGGTCATTATTTATTAACTATACCGTCAAAGAAACAAGTGCCTATCGTGTTATCCGGGATTTAGACTTAGATGTGGCCGAGGAAGATACTTCCGATTTATTAAAGGAAGTCCAAAAACAACTTAAAATGCGTGAACATGGTAAAGTCATGCGCTTAGAAGTTGAAAAAACCATGAGTAAGCATCAACGTAATCGGTTGACTAAAGCGCTCGGTAGCCAAGAAAGTTCCCTGTATGTTATTAACGGACCGTTAGACTTAACCTTTCTTTCCAAGCTCGTCAAAGCAGTTACGGGGCACGATGATTTGAACTACCCGGCTTATCACGCTTATTACCCAGCCGTCTACCGGGAACGCTCGATTTTTGACCTCATCAAAGCCCATGATATTTTAATGCAATATCCTTACGATGACTTTCAGCCCGTTGTGGACTTTATTCATGAAGCCGCCGAAGATAAGAACGTTTTAGCAATCAAAATGACGCTCTACCGAGTTTCAGCGGATTCCCCGATTATTAAGTACTTGGGGCAAGCTGCCCAAAATGGCAAACAAGTCACCGTATTAGTTGAGGTCAAAGCACGCTTTGATGAAGAAAACAACGTTCATTGGGCTAAAAAGTTAGAGGAAATGGGTTGTCACGTTATTTATGGCTTGATCGGTCTCAAAACTCACTGTAAGTTAGCCTTAGTTGTACGGCGAGAAGATGAAGGCATCAAACGCTACATGCATATGGGCACCGGTAATTATAATGATGTGACGGCTCACTTTTACACTGATATGGGACTTTTTACGGCTGATACTGATATGGGTATTGACGCTTCCAATATTTTCAACATGTTGTCTGGTTATTCTGAACCACCCTACTTCCACAAACTGCATATTTCACCCGATGGTATTCGTGACTTCATTAACGAGAAGTTAACGGCCGAGATTGAAATTGCTAAAACTGGGCGGCCAGCACTGGTTAAGATGAAGATGAATTCATTATCCGATCCCCAAATTATCAGCAAGCTCTATGAAGCCTCACATGCCGGCGTTAAAATTCAATTGATTATCCGGGGGATTTGTTGCTTACGTACTGGGATTAAAGGCGTTTCTGATAATATTGAGGTCCATTCAATTATCGGTCGACTACTGGAACATAGTCGTATCTATTACTTTAGCAATGATGGTGAACCACAAATTTACCTTGCTAGTGCGGATATGATGACCCGTAATCTTAATCGGCGGGTTGAATTACTCTTTCCACTTTTGCAACCAGAAATTCGTGACCGCGCGCAACAGATTTTTGAAACCATGTGGCATGACACTGTCAAAACACGGATCTTACAAGCTGACAATCAGTATGTGAAATGTGATCGGCGGGGCTTACCCACCTTAGACTCACAAGCGACTTTCATGCACCAAGCTGAGCTAAACGTGGCGGCGGACCATGCCACACCAACGCCAACTAGTAGCGCCCATCAATTTATTCCGATGATGAGCCCGAAAAATGACCCGAACCCTTTAAACGATGAAGGAGATGCCTAA
- the ppx gene encoding exopolyphosphatase, whose product MENFAVIDLGSNSCRMTITQIQADGSYAVTHRLKEMVRLSENEDFTAVPTLQPAAIDRTIAALKTFKAVYAELPNLTLKAVATAATRKASNQKKFLKQVKTEIGLDIEVIPGNTEAYYDYLGVVNTLPSTNCVMMDTGGGSCEIVLIVNGQAKQLISLPIGAVSLSEKFALGDQIPANQLFKAMTFVDKLFNSVWWLRNGLNLPLVCLGGSNRTIAKINRHQSDFLNFEAIHGYRLKDTDIYRTFDEVLAQDATGRAKIPGLAKDRADIIVGGMIPAITLMRFLDADRMTFSQNGLREGILFEHLTALAEQNSKIITE is encoded by the coding sequence ATGGAAAATTTTGCCGTAATTGACTTAGGTTCCAATTCATGTCGGATGACAATCACTCAAATTCAAGCGGATGGAAGTTATGCCGTCACCCATCGCCTCAAAGAAATGGTGCGGCTCTCAGAGAATGAAGATTTCACAGCGGTACCGACCTTACAACCGGCTGCAATTGACCGAACTATTGCCGCCTTAAAAACGTTTAAAGCCGTTTATGCTGAACTGCCGAACTTAACCCTTAAAGCAGTCGCCACCGCTGCCACGCGTAAAGCGAGTAATCAAAAAAAGTTTTTGAAGCAAGTCAAAACCGAAATTGGCTTAGACATTGAAGTCATCCCCGGCAACACTGAAGCCTATTATGACTATCTCGGCGTGGTGAACACGTTACCGAGCACCAACTGTGTCATGATGGATACCGGCGGTGGCAGTTGCGAAATAGTCCTCATCGTTAATGGTCAGGCCAAACAATTGATTAGTTTACCAATTGGCGCCGTTAGTTTATCCGAAAAATTTGCCTTAGGTGATCAAATCCCTGCTAATCAATTATTTAAAGCGATGACTTTTGTTGATAAACTATTTAATAGTGTCTGGTGGTTGCGCAATGGCTTGAACCTCCCCTTAGTTTGTCTGGGTGGTAGTAATCGAACAATTGCCAAAATCAATCGCCATCAGAGTGATTTTCTGAACTTTGAAGCGATTCACGGCTACCGTTTAAAAGACACTGACATTTATCGCACTTTTGATGAAGTCTTAGCTCAAGACGCCACGGGCCGGGCAAAAATTCCTGGGCTCGCTAAAGATCGCGCTGATATTATCGTCGGTGGGATGATTCCGGCCATCACGTTAATGCGCTTCTTAGATGCTGACCGAATGACCTTTTCTCAAAACGGTTTACGGGAAGGTATTTTATTTGAGCATTTAACCGCCTTAGCGGAACAAAACAGTAAAATCATCACGGAATAA
- a CDS encoding NCS2 family permease produces MNKIAAYFNFSELKTSMRTETIAGLTTFVSMAYILFVNPSVLGASGMDQGAVFTATALASALGCLLMGLVAKYPIAIAPGLGVNAFFTYSVVIGMGVKWETALAGVFVASIIFIIITIFKLREMIIDAIPRDMKLAISAGIGFFIAFIGLHGGGLIVANKSTVVGLGSLSVGTTWLTIFGLIVTLILMSRKVPGGIFIGMVLTSILGLVTGLIKMPTHLVSAAPSLKPTFGVALAHIGDINSLQLVIVVLTFLLVTFFDTAGTLVGLAEQAGFMKDNKMPRVGKALMADSTSMLVGSVLGTSPTSAYVESSAGIAVGGRSGMSAVVTGILFLLGLFFSPLLNVVTTQVTAPALIIVGVLMAQSLKQIQWDRFEIAVPAFLTVIGMPLTYSISDGIALGFISYVITMVATKHAKEVHPLMYVLFFVFILFLWILNV; encoded by the coding sequence ATGAATAAAATTGCCGCATATTTTAATTTTTCAGAACTGAAGACATCGATGCGAACGGAAACGATTGCTGGATTGACGACCTTTGTCTCGATGGCTTATATCTTGTTTGTTAACCCTAGTGTCTTAGGTGCTTCTGGAATGGATCAAGGGGCGGTCTTTACCGCAACGGCGCTAGCATCCGCTTTAGGTTGTTTACTCATGGGGTTGGTTGCAAAGTATCCGATTGCGATTGCGCCAGGGTTAGGGGTTAATGCTTTCTTCACGTATTCCGTGGTTATCGGGATGGGTGTTAAGTGGGAAACGGCTTTAGCTGGCGTGTTCGTGGCGTCAATTATCTTCATTATTATTACGATCTTCAAGTTGCGTGAAATGATTATTGATGCGATTCCACGGGATATGAAGTTAGCTATCTCTGCTGGGATTGGTTTCTTCATTGCTTTTATCGGATTGCATGGCGGTGGTTTGATTGTCGCAAACAAATCAACCGTAGTTGGCCTAGGCTCACTGAGTGTTGGGACGACTTGGTTAACGATTTTTGGGCTAATTGTGACGTTGATCTTAATGAGTCGCAAGGTCCCAGGGGGCATCTTTATTGGGATGGTCTTAACCTCGATTTTAGGCTTGGTGACGGGCTTGATTAAAATGCCAACTCATTTGGTTTCAGCAGCACCATCCTTAAAGCCGACCTTTGGGGTTGCGTTAGCTCATATTGGGGACATTAACAGCTTACAATTAGTAATCGTTGTTTTGACATTCTTGCTGGTCACGTTCTTTGATACCGCTGGAACGTTGGTAGGCCTGGCCGAACAAGCCGGCTTTATGAAGGATAATAAGATGCCACGGGTCGGGAAAGCCTTAATGGCCGACTCAACGTCAATGTTAGTTGGTTCTGTTTTAGGGACTTCACCAACTTCGGCTTATGTTGAATCATCAGCCGGGATTGCCGTGGGTGGTCGTTCTGGAATGAGCGCAGTGGTTACTGGTATCTTGTTCCTATTGGGCCTATTCTTCTCACCATTGTTGAACGTGGTCACAACTCAAGTGACGGCGCCGGCACTAATTATTGTCGGGGTATTAATGGCGCAATCTTTGAAGCAGATTCAGTGGGATCGCTTTGAAATTGCCGTGCCAGCTTTCTTAACAGTTATCGGCATGCCATTGACTTATAGTATTTCGGATGGGATTGCGTTAGGGTTCATCAGTTATGTGATTACGATGGTCGCAACGAAGCATGCGAAAGAAGTTCATCCGCTAATGTACGTGTTGTTCTTCGTCTTTATCTTATTCCTCTGGATTTTGAATGTTTAA
- a CDS encoding PaaX family transcriptional regulator C-terminal domain-containing protein: MDSTKKQLLHLISVGHLVKSSELIDIYAKRGFNTMSIRNTLSKLKKLNLIRTMKRGVYEITESGQEYIDVLNNKYIPEDHFNDIFYFVLLNIPEKNRKEKDSFKTVLTQYGFGAYLSNIYISPNDNRAEIKVVAHNMALTQYVSTISGTWDEPNLNDDLIQKIWQLDKVRTLYKTVNAFLINIKPEDLTDDSDLFNLYLDIGNFISNIFITDPFLPAELLPTDWQYHHTLQHLFSTYDKIAHTLRNSKFNKFIE, from the coding sequence ATGGACTCAACAAAAAAACAATTATTACATTTAATTTCAGTCGGTCATTTAGTAAAATCATCAGAATTAATCGATATCTATGCTAAGCGTGGCTTCAATACAATGAGTATCAGAAATACACTTTCTAAGTTAAAAAAGCTTAATTTAATTAGGACCATGAAACGTGGCGTTTATGAAATAACTGAAAGCGGTCAGGAATATATCGATGTGTTAAACAATAAATATATCCCTGAAGACCATTTTAATGATATCTTTTATTTTGTACTACTAAATATCCCTGAAAAAAATCGCAAAGAAAAAGATAGTTTTAAAACGGTTTTAACACAATATGGTTTTGGCGCATACTTATCAAACATCTATATTTCTCCTAATGATAATCGCGCTGAAATTAAAGTAGTCGCCCATAATATGGCACTCACACAGTATGTATCTACTATCAGCGGCACTTGGGATGAGCCAAATTTGAATGATGACCTAATACAAAAGATTTGGCAACTAGATAAAGTCAGGACGTTATATAAAACAGTAAATGCTTTCCTAATAAATATAAAACCCGAAGATTTAACTGACGACTCAGATTTATTCAACTTATATTTAGATATTGGAAACTTCATTAGCAATATTTTTATAACAGACCCATTTTTACCAGCTGAGTTATTACCCACTGATTGGCAATATCATCATACATTACAACATCTTTTTTCAACATATGACAAAATTGCACACACACTTAGAAACTCTAAGTTTAATAAATTTATTGAATGA
- a CDS encoding MarR family winged helix-turn-helix transcriptional regulator, translating to MNNAELDKLLNTYFDAYQKTLATMTDLVAWPLSQNQLSFEQFLILRRIATVNQVTLNDIARQRQVTRSAISRQIKSLLALHYVFQEPDQQDRRRLYLHLTEQGQRIESLIDRAITQHFDMWVKKLGDTQIAAVLGQVITLNQQVEQLEQDAHLTES from the coding sequence ATGAATAATGCGGAACTTGATAAGTTGTTAAATACCTACTTTGATGCCTATCAAAAAACACTGGCAACAATGACTGATTTGGTTGCGTGGCCATTGAGTCAAAATCAGCTTTCTTTTGAACAATTTTTGATTTTAAGACGCATTGCAACGGTTAATCAAGTCACCTTAAATGACATTGCGCGGCAACGTCAGGTGACGCGGAGTGCGATTTCGCGGCAGATTAAGTCGTTGCTAGCCCTGCACTACGTCTTTCAGGAGCCTGATCAACAAGATCGGCGCCGGTTATATTTACATTTGACCGAGCAGGGGCAACGGATTGAGTCCTTAATTGACCGGGCCATTACCCAGCATTTCGATATGTGGGTTAAAAAACTGGGCGATACGCAGATTGCGGCCGTCCTTGGGCAAGTCATTACTTTGAATCAACAAGTCGAACAGTTAGAACAAGATGCGCATTTAACCGAGTCCTAA
- a CDS encoding phosphorylcholine transferase LicD codes for MSLTSLHQVELRLMQTVVNICDAEHIDYFLIGGSLLGAIRHQGFIPWDDDIDIGMRREDYQRFLTVANRHLNPNVFFLQTGASDPDYGLSYMKLLDVNTYIEEKNNVNNAFKGVFVDIFPFDKIPADDDLRRSQLMHYKLADAAILLRLNYNFVKTPLRQRLIKRTPQQLADVNRHKQEREGYMRLYEQSDSRTYKNLASQYDYDKEILSYAELTQLELAPFESMQVKIPQAYDAILTRMYGDYMQLPPENQRVEKHLNKLIINNHDSLQ; via the coding sequence ATGTCGCTGACATCGTTGCATCAAGTCGAATTACGCTTAATGCAGACCGTCGTTAACATCTGCGATGCGGAACACATCGATTACTTTTTAATTGGTGGTTCCTTGCTGGGCGCCATCCGTCATCAGGGATTCATTCCTTGGGATGATGATATTGATATCGGCATGCGTCGGGAGGACTATCAACGATTTTTAACCGTTGCCAATCGGCACTTAAACCCTAATGTTTTTTTCTTACAGACTGGCGCCAGTGATCCTGATTATGGTCTCAGCTATATGAAACTATTAGATGTTAATACGTATATTGAAGAAAAAAATAACGTCAACAATGCTTTTAAAGGCGTTTTTGTCGATATCTTTCCGTTTGATAAGATTCCAGCGGATGATGACTTACGTCGATCCCAACTCATGCATTATAAATTAGCCGATGCGGCCATTCTGTTACGTTTAAATTATAACTTTGTAAAAACGCCGTTACGGCAGCGATTAATTAAGCGAACACCGCAACAATTAGCCGACGTTAACCGTCATAAACAGGAACGTGAAGGCTATATGCGGCTATATGAACAGTCTGATTCGCGGACTTACAAAAATCTGGCATCGCAATACGATTACGACAAAGAGATTCTCTCCTATGCCGAATTAACGCAGTTAGAACTCGCCCCTTTCGAATCAATGCAAGTTAAGATTCCACAGGCTTACGATGCTATCTTGACCCGAATGTATGGTGATTACATGCAATTACCACCGGAAAATCAACGAGTTGAAAAACATCTGAACAAACTAATCATTAATAATCATGACAGCTTGCAATAG
- a CDS encoding YbhB/YbcL family Raf kinase inhibitor-like protein, which yields MENNLIPTDLFQLTSDDLTSNQPVPFDHLGVEGAANLSPQLSWTGFKPETKSFALTMYDLDAPTGSGFWHWALYDIPATITNLSVDAGNPTQKNLPFGSKHLKNDARLPFYAGPAPFPGTGQHRYLIAVTALDIEKLKIDSEATPAMLNLTMMSHTVGRATVMVTAEIK from the coding sequence ATGGAAAATAATTTAATACCAACTGATCTGTTTCAACTAACAAGTGATGATCTAACATCTAATCAACCGGTTCCGTTTGATCATTTAGGTGTTGAGGGCGCTGCGAATCTTTCACCCCAGTTAAGTTGGACTGGCTTTAAGCCTGAAACCAAGAGTTTTGCTCTTACTATGTACGATTTAGATGCTCCTACCGGTTCTGGATTTTGGCATTGGGCACTATATGATATTCCTGCAACTATAACTAATTTGTCAGTTGATGCTGGTAATCCGACTCAAAAAAATTTGCCATTCGGATCTAAACATCTTAAAAATGATGCTCGGTTACCATTTTATGCTGGTCCAGCACCTTTCCCGGGGACTGGGCAGCATCGATATTTGATAGCAGTTACAGCGCTTGATATTGAAAAATTAAAGATCGATTCAGAGGCAACGCCCGCAATGTTGAATTTAACAATGATGTCGCATACAGTTGGTAGAGCTACTGTGATGGTAACAGCAGAAATCAAGTGA
- a CDS encoding Spx/MgsR family RNA polymerase-binding regulatory protein: MTVNLYYSTSSKSSRSARAWLVANSIAFNERDIIANPLDRDELKQILRLTENGFEDIVSTRSKAFKALHIDLSELGFNQLLDLLVEKPQLLKRPIIYDGRRLQIGYNEEDIRAFLPRSVRKSELREIQQKLYDDDQQAVG, from the coding sequence GTGACAGTAAATTTATATTATTCAACATCTAGTAAGTCAAGCCGTAGTGCCCGCGCATGGTTGGTTGCTAATAGCATTGCCTTCAATGAACGTGACATTATCGCGAACCCGCTGGATCGCGATGAATTGAAACAAATCCTCCGGCTAACTGAAAATGGCTTCGAGGACATTGTTTCAACGCGGTCGAAAGCTTTTAAGGCTTTGCATATTGATTTATCAGAGCTAGGGTTTAATCAGTTATTGGACCTATTGGTTGAAAAACCACAACTATTGAAACGACCAATTATTTATGATGGTCGGCGGTTGCAAATTGGGTATAATGAAGAAGATATTCGGGCATTTCTACCACGTTCAGTACGTAAGTCTGAATTACGAGAAATTCAACAAAAACTATATGATGATGACCAACAAGCAGTTGGTTAA
- a CDS encoding HD domain-containing protein, protein MAAKLFGIMMINVQSIELSIVNLRTLRQVERVRSDVSLGEDIYDQHTIDYDSVEQAAQALTGFIQIMHDYGVSEFHLWGSWSLSSANNADYIQDQLLVRTGLKIDWLSSSQETYLRSAAVAVHFPKFKEMIQAPTYLLGINSGSVGISHYDQGSFAFSRSLRLGPVRIAEVLEDLQSSVPNYVEVLDDYISSQIADFGRFLPATRQQPSNVVMLGVPPFSNLFRQEQNKAGVKELSKSDFQTLYQDAINASDQYLMDKYDVDEADVRLIIPELLLINELLQLTAAKTIWFGNVTALDGLIIQEAVKLGYKKYNFNDQIVTAAKNLASRYNVEPKHRDLVTKFSLHLFDQLKPLHHLGKRERLLLQVAAIVHDVGSYIDPHQHYMHSDYILRATELTGLTNTEKQTIATIARYHSAQTPSKDIKHFEHMSLEQRLVVSKLSAILRIADALDDGRQQKINKISVSIKNPRVVITCYAHDDLFLENWVFSQKSEFFKEVFGLTPVIKRRGVR, encoded by the coding sequence ATGGCAGCAAAACTATTTGGTATTATGATGATTAATGTGCAGAGTATTGAGCTCTCAATTGTAAATTTACGTACCCTCCGCCAGGTTGAACGGGTCCGGTCTGACGTTTCATTAGGTGAGGATATTTACGACCAACATACGATTGACTATGATTCAGTCGAGCAAGCGGCTCAGGCGCTAACCGGCTTCATCCAAATCATGCATGATTATGGGGTAAGTGAGTTTCATTTATGGGGCTCTTGGTCCCTATCATCCGCTAACAACGCCGATTATATTCAAGATCAATTGTTAGTCCGCACGGGCCTAAAGATTGACTGGTTATCCAGTAGCCAAGAAACGTATTTACGCTCGGCAGCAGTTGCCGTCCATTTTCCTAAGTTCAAAGAAATGATTCAAGCACCCACTTACTTACTAGGCATTAACTCTGGGAGTGTTGGTATTTCGCACTACGATCAAGGTTCTTTTGCCTTCTCACGCAGTCTCCGGCTAGGCCCCGTCCGTATCGCCGAAGTCCTGGAAGATTTACAATCCAGCGTCCCAAATTACGTCGAAGTTTTGGACGACTACATCTCTAGCCAAATTGCCGACTTTGGCCGATTTTTACCAGCTACCCGCCAACAACCTAGTAATGTCGTGATGTTAGGCGTCCCACCATTTTCAAATTTGTTTCGTCAAGAACAAAACAAAGCCGGCGTCAAAGAATTGAGTAAATCTGATTTTCAGACCCTTTATCAAGATGCCATCAATGCATCTGATCAATACTTAATGGACAAATACGACGTCGACGAAGCAGACGTGCGGCTAATCATTCCCGAATTATTGTTAATTAATGAATTATTACAACTAACGGCAGCTAAAACCATTTGGTTTGGTAATGTAACAGCATTAGATGGTCTCATCATTCAAGAAGCCGTAAAATTAGGTTATAAAAAATATAATTTTAATGATCAAATTGTCACGGCAGCTAAAAATCTGGCTAGCCGTTATAACGTTGAACCAAAGCATCGTGATCTCGTAACAAAATTCTCCTTGCACTTATTCGATCAGCTCAAACCGCTACACCACCTTGGTAAACGCGAGCGACTATTATTACAGGTGGCGGCGATTGTTCACGACGTCGGTAGCTATATTGATCCACATCAGCATTATATGCATTCAGACTATATTTTACGGGCGACGGAATTAACCGGGCTAACTAATACGGAAAAGCAAACTATCGCTACCATCGCACGCTATCACAGTGCCCAAACGCCTTCTAAGGATATTAAGCATTTCGAGCACATGAGTTTGGAGCAACGCTTAGTCGTTTCCAAGCTATCCGCCATTTTAAGGATTGCCGATGCTTTAGATGATGGTCGGCAGCAAAAGATCAATAAAATATCCGTTTCCATTAAAAATCCACGGGTAGTCATTACGTGCTATGCACATGACGATTTATTTTTAGAAAATTGGGTGTTCTCACAAAAGTCGGAATTCTTTAAGGAGGTCTTCGGCTTAACACCTGTCATCAAACGTCGGGGGGTTCGTTAA